The following are encoded in a window of Megalobrama amblycephala isolate DHTTF-2021 linkage group LG19, ASM1881202v1, whole genome shotgun sequence genomic DNA:
- the pik3c2g gene encoding phosphatidylinositol 3-kinase C2 domain-containing subunit gamma isoform X3 — translation MDIKPDCLQLSVSDRMDPCTEDPAGRPEDHVFYGWDVPVFSEQDYLDLYTPVSGLKAADQRKEQVNVDMKNEEAAVTPAGTPAQHLRGPEDSWNIDLIDSAQGSNSRTASLCTLTSQLLSEHGVSRDEFSRSVVWGRVTPVHESLLEPAELLFSVSVPWLPVELPFRWRLSSTAQELMEAVLETLDHSAALSGQYLMKLCDSEEFLRSDEMLGLYERIQVYHKFASDVPVRMVLRDTIGRTLTRDEEDDRQMFHFNQVLASACSFNTIRSCLQEKLSSYSEEVNKLVRSQCGVCVSEVVESVHGVCEQLCGVTTADLEEAVGQLKRIAPVTWTPAEMSDCETAVVKIHQALLKLLHVFFTNFDLDFRGPEDVPDPSAADVERNTCMLQLNLTSLYRLLPGWINGYDHFSMSCSLTHCGRNLTEPVLSENISTSLQLNCKIQCNRLLVFPVPVRELPYESMLTFHLLGSKQAKTPELLCWAALPLFNSKTLVHGTVLLSMSTQVPPRCPPSAALTDGHRQPTGVILQIDFPDSKLWRYERASARPGSVHDSTLCEELQKRIADVSQKHSLSLMTENEKAFLWSKRHICGERNSYLHLVLGSAPQWRPQNLPEIYWILQRWGGASCEEALFLLSHDFHDQYVRSVAVRRFQQMCDSELEEFLPQLVQALKMEWDVDGPLVTLLLSRSLRCIRIAQQLYWLLLDALEDWLYKSWISKVLSALKHCCGRTLRLELQRENRLMDLLTQVAQRVRTADKTKRKDVFIRERWKIASFFADGQSCRLPLDPAVEVKGVNVEAFKVYNSNAAPVEVSFITADPLGQNYSVICKTGDNLRQDVLVLQIVRLLDRVWRQEGLDMRMVTYRCISTGRDRGLVEVVRDAVTLAKIHQEWGLSGALREDTLEKWFHMRNKTIEDYEKAVMNFLHSCAGWCVATFVLGICDRHNDNIMITHSGHMFHIDFGKIMGNAQKFGSIKRDRTPFIFTPEMQRFITGGGENPQRFHRFVELCCDAFNSLRRRSALLLGLLQLMLAAGMPEMKDVQDLRYVHNNLRPHDSELEATSYFTRKIKESMESLPVKLNFLIHNMVQFSSVRRSEPLADSRISSSSNIQEAVIQKYTVSGKDVTYELKVTIEDGYVISQKSFSQFETLHKLLQKHFIESTLPKFPSWFNMSFTPSRKMSLLNKYLKELFEGPCRGNEYVCSLFLDGPNAAAKSESDAHLRPQIQLYLSYKDFKLSVMIKHLKNIRLSNGSCPDAYVVTRLRPDPQDKTKRKTKVVRSNDNPTFNELICRFLCRSSTGTC, via the exons ATGGACATTAAACCGGACTGCCTACAGCTCTCCGTCTCTGATCGAATGGATCCATGTACTGAAGATCCCGCTGGAAGACCTGAGGATCACGTGTTTTATGGATGGGATGTTCCTGTCTTTTCTGAGCAGGATTATTTGGATTTATACACACCCGTGTCTGGTTTAAAAGCAGCCGATCAGAGGAAAGAGCAGGTGAATGTGGACATGAAGAATGAGGAAGCAGCTGTGACACCTGCTGGAACACCTGCACAACACCTGCGCGGTCCAGAG GACTCTTGGAACATCGATTTAATTGATTCAGCACAAGGCAGCAACAGCAGAACTGCTTCGCTCTGCACATTAACTTCGCA ACTGCTCTCAGAACATGGCGTCAGTCGTGACGAGTTCAGCCGGAGTGTGGTGTGGGGCCGCGTGACCCCTGTGCACGAGTCTCTCCTGGAGCCCGCCGAACTCCTCTTCAGTGTGTCCGTGCCCTGGCTGCCTGTGGAACTACCGTTCAGATGGAGAC TAAGCAGCACAGCCCAGGAGCTGATGGAGGCGGTTCTGGAGACTCTAGATCATTCTGCTGCTCTCAGTGGACAATACCTGATGAAACTCTGTGACTCAGAGGAGTTTCTCAGAAG TGATGAAATGTTGGGATTATACGAACGCATCCAGGTGTATCATAAGTTTGCTTCAGATGTTCCAGTGAGGATGGTGCTCAGAGACACCATTGGCAGAACCCTGACGCGAGAT GAGGAAGACGACAGGCAGATGTTTCATTTTAATCAAGTCCTCGCTTCTGCTTGTTCATTCAACACAATAAG ATCATGTCTGCAGGAGAAACTGAGTAGCTACAGCGAGGAAGTAAACAAGCTCGTGAGAAGCCAG TGTGGCGTGTGTGTGAGCGAGGTCGTGGAGAGCGTTCACGGTGTGTGTGAGCAGCTGTGTGGCGTCACTACAGCCGATCTAGAGGAGGCCGTCGGGCAGCTCAAGCGCATCGCTCCGGTCACGTGG ACTCCAGCTGAAATGAGTGACTGTGAAACTG CTGTAGTGAAGATCCATCAAGCTCTGCTGAAGCTGCTCCACGTTTTCTTCACAAACTTTGATTTGGACTTCAGAGGACCGGAGGACGTTCCCGATCCATCTGCGGCAGACGTCGAGCGCAACACATGCATGCTGCAGCTCAACCTGACGAGCCTCTACAGACTGCTGCCCGGCTGGATAAACGG ATATGATCACTTCAGCATGAGCTGCTCTCTCACACACTGCGGCAGGAATCTGACTGAACCCGTGCTGTCGGAGAACATCAGCACGTCACTGCAGCTGAACTGCAAGATCCAGTGCAACCGTCT ATTGGTGTTTCCTGTTCCAGTAAGAGAGCTGCCATATGAATCAATGTTGACTTTTCATCTATTGGGCTCAAAACAGGCCAAAACCCCCGAGCTGCTCTGCTGGGCGGCCCTTCCTCTCTTTAACAGCAA GACTCTCGTTCACGGCACGGTTCTGCTCAGCATGTCCACGCAGGTGCCGCCCAGGTGTCCACCGTCCGCGGCACTGACCGACGGCCATCGGCAGCCCACAGGAGTCATTCTGCAG ATTGATTTCCCAGACTCTAAGCTGTGGCGGTATGAGCGGGCGTCCGCTCGGCCCGGATCGGTCCACGACTCGACTCTCTGTGAGGAGCTGCAGAAGAGGATAGCAGACGTGTCTCAGAAACACTCCCTGTCTCT CATGACTGAAAATGAAAAGGCCTTCCTGTGGAGCAAGCGGCACATCTGCGGCGAGAGGAACTCGTACCTGCACCTGGTTTTGGGCAGCGCGCCGCAGTGGAGGCCGCAGAACTTACCAGAGATCTACTGGATCCTGCAGCGCTGGGGCGGCGCGAGCTGCGAGGAAGCCCTGTTCCTCTTGAGCCACGA CTTTCATGACCAGTATGTGCGTTCAGTGGCTGTGCGGCGGTTTCAGCAGATGTGTGACAGCGAGCTGGAGGAGTTTCTGCCACAGCTGGTTCAG GCGCTGAAGATGGAGTGGGACGTGGACGGGCCGCTGGTGACGCTTCTGCTCTCCAGATCTTTGCGCTGCATCCGTATCGCTCAGCAGCTGTACTG gctGCTGCTGGACGCTCTGGAGGACTGGCTCTATAAGAGCTGGATCAGTAAGGTCCTGTCGGCGCTGAAGCACTGCTGCGGACGCACGCTGAGACTCGAGCTGCAGCGGGAGAACAGGCTGATGGATCTGCTCACACAAGTGGCCCAGAGAGTCCGCACCGCTGACAAAACCAAGAGAAAG GATGTGTTTATCAGAGAGCGATGGAAGATTGCCAGCTTTTTTGCCGACGGACAGTCCTGCAGGCTTCCGTTAGACCCGGCGGTTGAGGTCAAAGGTGTGAATGTTGAG GCTTTTAAGGTTTATAACTCAAACGCAGCACCTGTGGAAGTGTCCTTCATCACCGCCGACCCTCTGGGACAGAACTACAGCGTCATCTGCAAA ACTGGAGATAACCTGCGGCAGGACGTGCTGGTGCTGCAGATCGTGCGTCTCCTGGACCGCGTGTGGAGGCAGGAGGGGCTGGACATGCGCATGGTCACCTACAGATGCATTTCTACCGGAAGAGATCGAG GGTTGGTGGAAGTGGTGCGTGACGCAGTGACTCTGGCCAAGATCCATCAGGAGTGGGGTTTGTCTGGAGCGCTGAGGGAAGACACCTTAGAGAAGTGGTTCCACATGAGGAACAAGACTATAGAGGACTACGAGAAG GCTGTGATGAACTTCCTTCACTCGTGTGCCGGCTGGTGCGTCGCCACGTTTGTTCTGGGCATCTGTGACCGCCACAACGACAACATCATGATCACACACAGCGGCCACATGTTCCACATCGATTTCGGCAAGATCATGGGCAACGCGCAGAAGTTCGGCAGCATCAAGAG AGACCGGACGCCCTTCATCTTTACGCCAGAGATGCAGCGCTTCATCACGGGCGGCGGCGAGAACCCGCAGCGCTTCCACCGGTTCGTCGAGCTGTGCTGCGACGCCTTCAACAGTCTGCGCAGACGCTCTGCTCTGCTGCTCGGCCTGCTGCAGCTG ATGCTGGCGGCCGGAATGCCTGAAATGAAGGACGTCCAGGACCTGCGGTACGTTCACAATAACCTGCGGCCGCATGACTCTGAGCTGGAAGCCACTTCATATTTCACCAG AAAAATTAAGGAGAGCATGGAGAGTTTACCTGTCAAGCTGAACTTCCTCATCCACAATATGGTTCAGTTTTCCTCCGTCAGACGGTCCGAGCCGCTCGCCGACAGCCGGATCTCCTCCAGCTCCAACATTCAGGAGGCCGTGATCCAGAAATACACCGTCAGCGGCAAAGACGTG ACGTACGAGCTGAAGGTGACGATCGAGGACGGGTACGTCATCAGTCAGAAGAGCTTTTCTCAGTTCGAGACGCTCCATAAGCTGCTTCAGAAGCACTTCATCGAGTCCACGCTGCCGAA GTTCCCCAGCTGGTTTAACATGTCCTTTACGCCGAGCAGGAAGATGAGTCTGTTGAACAAGTACCTGAAGGAGCTGTTCGAAGGGCCCTGCAGAGGA AACGAATACGTCTGCAGCCTGTTTCTGGACGGACCGAACGCCGCTGCCAAATCAG AATCAGACGCACATCTGCGACCACAGATCCAGCTCTACCTGTCTTATAAAGACTTCAAACTATCTGTGATGATAAAgcatttgaaaaatatt AGGCTGTCTAACGGCTCGTGTCCTGATGCTTATGTGGTCACGCGACTGAGACCCGACCcacaagacaagaccaagaggAAGACGAAAGTGGTCCGCAGCAATGACAATCCCACATTCAATGAACTG ATCTGCCGTTTTCTCTGCAGATCGAGTACAGGAACGTGCTGA